DNA sequence from the Streptomyces cinnabarinus genome:
CGAAGCTGGAGGACGGCACCGAGAAGGCCATCCCCGGCCTTCAGGGCGTGCGCTTCAATCGCAGCCTCGGGGAGAGCGAGCGGGATCCCGGCTGCACCATGAACACGGTCAAGGCGTTCAGCGGCATCCAGCCCGACCACTTCATGATGGTCGACTTCAACGCCGTGAAGACCCTGACGACGGCCGTGGACGGGGTCACGGTGTGCCTGAACCGCCCCATCAAGGACGACAAGTCCAAACTCGACCTGCCCGAGGGCGAGTCGAAGATCGAGGGCGAGGAGGCGCTCGCCTTCGTCCGCACCCGCAAGGCGTACAGCAACAGCAGCGACCTGGACCGCATCAAGGTGCAGCAGCAGTTCCTGGGCTCGCTGATGCGCAAGATGTCCTCCAGCGACACCCTGACCAACCCCAAGAAGCTGATAAAGCTGGCCGAGGCCGCCACCGAGGCGCTGACCGTGGACAAGGCCATCGGGAAGGCCACCACGCTCAAGGACGTGGCCCTGGAGCTGAAGAAGGTGCCGCCGAAGAACATCACCTTCACGACGGTCCCGGTCAAGGACAACCCGGCCGAGGTCATCAAGGCGACGGTCGTCCCGAACGAGAATGCGCCCCAGGTCTTCGACATGATCAAGAACGATGTGTCGTTCACGGAGGTCAAGGCGCAGCAGAAGAAGGAGAAGGCCGCCGTCGCCGCCCGTCTCAAGGGCACCAAGGCGGACGCCTCCGAGGTGCGGGTACGCGTCCTCAACGGCGGCGCGGAGTCCGGCAGCGCCCAGGACCAGCTCACGTATCTCCAGACGCAGGAGGGCGTGACCAAGTCCGAGAACGCGGGCAACGCGGGGGCGGAACAGGCGAAGACGACCCTGGAGTACGCTCCTGACCAGGCAGCTCAGGCACGCCGGCTGGCGGAGATCATGGGTCTGTCCGGTTCCGCGATGAAGCCCGGCGAGAGCGAGCTCAACTCCCAGGGTCTGCCGACGATGACGTTGATCCTGGGCAAGGACTTCAAGGGCGCGGGCGTGAAGCTCGACTCCTCCTCGGTGAAGACGCCGAACGTGGAGAAGTCGACGGCTGACAAGGTCCAATGCGCCGGTTGAACCTCTGAGGCGACCTGACGGGCCTGTCGAACGTCTTCTGACATGACGTACGACAGGCCCCGTTCCATGGCGCGCGGGTGGGGCGGTTCGACCGGCAAGGGTGGGGAGGGACGGTAAGTGATGCAGAGCAGCGTGCGGGAGGCCGCTCCGGTCGCCGAGGGGGGCGGCGCGGGGACGGTCGACGGCGGGGAAGGCATGGGCGGTCGCCGCAGAGGGCGGCCGGGGCGCGGGCGGCGGTTCATGAAATGGTCCGCGACCGTGCTCGCGGTGCTGATAGTGGGGACGGCCGGTGCCGGGTACCTCTACTACCGCCATCTGAACGGCAACATCAAGCACGACGACCTGAACCTGGGGGACAACAAGGTTGCGAAGCCGACGCCGAACGCCGCCGGGCAGACGCCGCTGAACATCCTGCTCATCGGCTCCGACGCGCGGGACACCGAGGAGAACCAGAAGCTCGGCGGCGCCAGGGAGACCTTCGGTACGCCGCCGCGGGCGGACGTGCAGATGCTGCTGCACCTGTCGGCCGACCGCTCCAACATGTCGGTCATCAGCATGCCGCGCGACACCCTCGTGCAGATCCCCAAGTGCACCGACCCGGACGACGATGAGGTGTACCCGGCGAGCGACGGGCGGGTGGCGACGAACCAGAGCCTGCGGCACGGCGGTCCGGGCTGCACGGTGGCGACCTGGCAGGAGCTCACCGGCATCCACATCGACCACTTCATCATGGTCGACTTCGCGGGCGTGGTGTCGATGGCGGACGCCATCGGCGGCGTCCCGGTGTGCGTGGACGCCAACATCGAGTCGCGCGACAGCCAGGGCCACGGCTCCGGTCTGAAGCTGGAGGAGGGCACGCACCCGATCAAGGGCGAGCAGGCCCTGCAGTGGCTGCGCACCCGCTACGGCTTCGAGGACGGCAGCGACCTCGCCCGGGCCAAGGCGCAGCACATGTACATGACCTCGATGGTCCGCGAGCTGCGTGAGAACGCCACCCTGAGCAGCCCGATGAAGCTGCGCCGGCTCGCCGAGGAGGCCACCGACGCGCTCACCGTCGACCCGGGTCTGGACGACGTCAAGAAGCTGTTCGACCTCAGCAACGAGCTGCGGAAGGTGGACCCGAAGCGCATCACCATGACCACGATGCCGAACCGGTACGTGGGCGTGCAGGTGGAGCCCACCGAGGACGCCGAGCAGCTGTTCCGGCTGGTGCGCGAGGACATCGCGCTGGACGGCAAGGACAAGAAGAAGGCGAAGGCCGAGGAGAAGCTCTCCGACGATCCGGCGGCGCCCGACGCCGAGCTCGGCGTCCAGGTCCAGAACGGCACCCGCACCGACACCCTGGCCCCGGCGGGCGGCCGGGCGAGCACGGTCGCGGGCCTGCTCGTCGACCAGGGCTTCGCACTGGCCGCCGCGGACGGCTCGGTGGTGCTGAGCGAGGACCGTACGGTCGTCCGCTACCCGAGCGCGGAGCTGGAGGGCGACGCCCAGCGGGTCGCCAAGTCCCTGGGGATTCCGCTGAGTTCAGTGAAGCGCTCGACGGAGGTCACGGGGGTGACGCTCGTTGTCGGCGCCGACTGGCGCGAGGGTACGGCGTACAAGGCGCCGAAGCGGGACGACAAGCTGCCCGACGCCGACAAGGCCCTCAACGGCGCCGACGAGGACGCCTGTATGCACGTGAACCCGGCCTTCACCTTCTAGGGGGCGG
Encoded proteins:
- a CDS encoding LCP family protein — encoded protein: MQSSVREAAPVAEGGGAGTVDGGEGMGGRRRGRPGRGRRFMKWSATVLAVLIVGTAGAGYLYYRHLNGNIKHDDLNLGDNKVAKPTPNAAGQTPLNILLIGSDARDTEENQKLGGARETFGTPPRADVQMLLHLSADRSNMSVISMPRDTLVQIPKCTDPDDDEVYPASDGRVATNQSLRHGGPGCTVATWQELTGIHIDHFIMVDFAGVVSMADAIGGVPVCVDANIESRDSQGHGSGLKLEEGTHPIKGEQALQWLRTRYGFEDGSDLARAKAQHMYMTSMVRELRENATLSSPMKLRRLAEEATDALTVDPGLDDVKKLFDLSNELRKVDPKRITMTTMPNRYVGVQVEPTEDAEQLFRLVREDIALDGKDKKKAKAEEKLSDDPAAPDAELGVQVQNGTRTDTLAPAGGRASTVAGLLVDQGFALAAADGSVVLSEDRTVVRYPSAELEGDAQRVAKSLGIPLSSVKRSTEVTGVTLVVGADWREGTAYKAPKRDDKLPDADKALNGADEDACMHVNPAFTF
- a CDS encoding LCP family protein → MDAGRGRSENIDPADQWVLNPNTGEYELRLSPSAPQSPRPRQSPVPGPRSRPGATTAEPTAPGRDVPPPRRRRGAPEEPLPGRRGHRPGKPKSKAKKVLLWTGGSMALVLVAVATGGYLYLRHLEGNVDTIDVGDAGASNFRKDEAFNILIIGTDRRTGEGNEGYGDKNSVGHADTTILLHVAKDRSNATAMSIPRDMVVDIPECTTKLEDGTEKAIPGLQGVRFNRSLGESERDPGCTMNTVKAFSGIQPDHFMMVDFNAVKTLTTAVDGVTVCLNRPIKDDKSKLDLPEGESKIEGEEALAFVRTRKAYSNSSDLDRIKVQQQFLGSLMRKMSSSDTLTNPKKLIKLAEAATEALTVDKAIGKATTLKDVALELKKVPPKNITFTTVPVKDNPAEVIKATVVPNENAPQVFDMIKNDVSFTEVKAQQKKEKAAVAARLKGTKADASEVRVRVLNGGAESGSAQDQLTYLQTQEGVTKSENAGNAGAEQAKTTLEYAPDQAAQARRLAEIMGLSGSAMKPGESELNSQGLPTMTLILGKDFKGAGVKLDSSSVKTPNVEKSTADKVQCAG